The following proteins come from a genomic window of Melospiza georgiana isolate bMelGeo1 chromosome 3, bMelGeo1.pri, whole genome shotgun sequence:
- the FAM167A gene encoding protein FAM167A — translation MAVPQIQIEEALDSMDAGSGGVPPPDDHLRTLKALTEKLRLETRRPSYLEWKAKLEEQAWKSPQDEGDREDEATKGKKSPGETVPMRKVQLHLNGSPAQDKGTVTSGRIGGFESIDEALTWLRKELAEMRLQDQQLARQLMRLRSDINKLKIEQTCHLHQRMLNDATFELEERDELADLFCDFPLVSSFSLSTPLKLIGVTKMNINSRRFSLC, via the exons ATGGCTGTGCCCCAAATCCAAATAGAAGAGGCCCTGGACAGCATGGATGCTGGCTCTGGGGGGGTTCCTCCTCCAGATGATCACCTGAGGACCCTCAAGGCGCTGACAGAGAAGCTGAGACTGGAGACCAGGCGCCCTTCCTACCTGGAATGGAAGGCAAAGCTGGAGGAGCAGGCTTGGAAGAGCCCCCAGGACGAGGGGGACAGGGAGGACGAGGCCACCAAGGGCAAAAAGAGCCCAGGGGAGACTGTGCCCATGAGGAAGGTGCAGCTGCACCTCAATGggagccctgcccaggacaaGGGGACTGTCACCTCGGGGAGGATAGGTGGCTTTGAGAGCATCGACGAGGCTTTGACGTGGCTCAGGAAGGAGCTG GCAGAAATGCGCCTGCAGGACCAGCAGCTGGCCAGGCAGCTGATGCGGCTGCGCAGCGACATCAACAAGCTGAAGATCGAGCAGACGTGCCACCTGCACCAGCGCATGCTCAACGACGCCACCTTCGAGCTAGAGGAGAGGGACGAGCTCGCCGACCTCTTCTGTGACTTCCCCCTGgtcagctccttcagcctctcCACGCCCCTCAAGCTCATCGGGGTCACCAAGATGAACATCAACTCCCGCCGGTTCTCGCTGTGCTGA